The Glycine soja cultivar W05 chromosome 9, ASM419377v2, whole genome shotgun sequence sequence aaaattccaACATTTTCTCACTTTGTCCATTTAACCCAACATTAGTCataacaagaaataaaatatgcGAGTCATGACGATAAGTCCTCTAATAGCGAGTATTATCTTCCATGTACCACAATATATCAAGTCTCTAAATACTAGCTTTTAACTTTATGAATAAACCATATATTTATTCCAGATCTAAACTTAATGAtatttctcaaaataaaaaaatgaaaatgttcacaaaacaatatgagaaaatatcaaacTAAATAAGAGtttcaaaaatttcaattgTACTACAATGAAATCACATCATGGAACCAAGTATCATTcgtactacatgatccttaaaattccttggtggcatgcctttagtCAAAGGATTGACAACCATCAACACCATGCTAATGTGTTCAAAGAccactttattttctttaacacattctcttatggctaagtacttgatgtcgatgtgcttacttcgactttCACTTTTGTTGTTCTTAGCCATGAATATTGCAACAAAGTTGTTTCAGTATAACTTCAATGGCCTAGAAATAGAGTCCACAACTCTAAGTCCAGACACgaaactcttcaaccatacaccatgcgaggtagcctcaaaacaGGAAACAAACTCAACCTCCATAGTGGAAGTAGTGGTCAAGGTCTGTTTGGCACTTCTCCAAGATACAACTCCACCAGCTagcataaaaatataatcagaTGCTGATTTTTGTGAATCAACGCAACCAATATAGTATGAATTTAAGTAGCCAATCACCTCTAGACAATCAGTTTGTCTGTACATGATCATGTAATCATTTGTTCCTTGAAGATATCTTatcactttctttgcagctttccagtggtcaatacctggattactctAATATCTTCCCAAAACACCAACAGCATATGAAATGTCAGGTCTGGTGCAAACCTGAGCATACATAAGGcttccaacaactgaagcatatggaatattcttcatgtgttcccactcaaaatcattttttgggCACTGACTCAAATCGAGtttgtcacccttcacaatgggagctacacttgatgaacaatctttcatgttaaatcTCTCTACaaatttgttaatataggtCTTTTGAGAGAAACCTAAAATTCCTCAAGACCTTTCCCTATGGATCTCAATGCCAATGACATAAGATGCATatcccatatccttcatatcaaagttctttgagagaaattttttcacctcatataaaaaattcttatcATCAGTTGCAAGCAAAATATCATCCACATATaacacaagaaaacaaatcttACTCCTACTGACCTTCTGGTATATACATTGATCCATGATGTTCTCTTCAAAATCGAATGAAGTGATGACCTCATGAAAGTTTAGATACCATTGGCGAGAGGCTTGTTTCAACCCATAGATGAATTTATTAAGCTTATAGACTAAGTGCTCACTATTACTAGAGAAGAatccttcaggttgtttcatgtaaacctcttcCTCTAGACGACCATTAAGGAATGTCActttcacatccatctgatgtaaCTCAAAGtcaaaatgagctactaatGTCATAATTACTTAGAAAtaatctttcttagatacatGAGAAAATGACTTTGTATAGTCgattccttctctttgagtgaaCCCTTTGGTAACTAGTCTTGCCTTATGTCTCTCAATATTGCCTTGTGAgcctttctttattttaaagacCCATCTACATCCAATGGCTTTTACACCTTTAGACAACTCGACGAGATCCTAGACTAGGTTAGATGCCATAGAATCCATTTCATCTTTCATAGCATTGTATCACAAGTTTGATTCCTTAGAACTTCCTTAGAACTCATGGCTTGTGAAAATGATTCAGGATCATTTGTGACTCCAATATTGTAGTCTGATTCTCGCAGATACACCACATAATCACTAGAAATTGTTGACTTTTTGACTTTAGTAGATCTTCATAATGTTGCTCTGTGATCTTCTTGAGAAACTTGTTGTTCCTCATCAACAACTTGATTTGCAGGATCATTTTCAACAGTTTGTGGAATTTCAATCACTGGTTGTTTAACACTCATTTGTACTTGAGGGGTGTGAATGAAAATCAATCTATCATTTGAGCAAGAGGGTTGAGCTTCATAGTGATCCTTTTTAGAAGCAATGTCTTGAAATTGACCTCTCCCACTGATCAAGTCATTCTTAAGAAATTTTGCATTTCTCGATTCCACGATCCTAGTGGTATGTGATGGACAATAGAATCTATACCCTTTGTACCTTTctgcatatccaatgaaatacccactaaTAGTCCTTGGGTCTAGTTTCTTTTCTTGTAGGTTATAAATTCTCACTTCAGACGGGCATCCCCAAATAGGTATATGTCGCAAACTCAGTTTCCAACCTTTgaataactcaaaaggtgtctttgagacAATCTTGGTTGGTActcaatttaatatatacacaaCCATCTTTAGTGCTTCAATCCACAAGAATTAAGGAAGTTTTCTATTACTCCTCATACTCCTCACTATGTCCATTAAAGTCTGGTTTCTTCTTTCTGCCACATCATTTTGATCCAGAGAACCAGacatagtgtattgggcaacaatctcACGCTCTTGAAGAAACTTCACAAATAGACCAGGTGCTTGTCCATTCTCTGTGTATCTACCATAgtattctccacctctatcgaatctcacgatcttaattttctttccacaTTGTTTCTCCACTTCGACCTTAAAGACTTTAAAAGCTTCTAAAGCTTCATCTTTAGAATGAAGTAAGTAGAGATACATGTATTGTGAATAATCGTCTATAAAAGTGATAAAGTATTTTGGCCCACTTGAGTCCATGTTTGGACAACATATCAGTGTGCATGATTTCTAATAGGTTTGAGCTCTTCTTTGCACCCTTCTTAGACTTGTTAGTTTGCTTACTCTTAATGCCATATACACAAGtttcaaaatcaacaaaatccaAAGCACTAAGTACTTCTTCATTTACCAATCTCTTAATTCTCTCGATAGAGATGTGTCTTAATCTTCAGTGTCACAACATAGAGGATTCCTTATTCACAACACATTGTTTTAACCCAACAATAACATGTATAGAATTATAGGTAGCATcattttgcaattcaataaAGTAAAGCCCATCAAATAATGCACCAGAACCAATAATTctagatttattaattaaagaaaaactagaatttgaaaaattaaaggaaaaaccCAATAGTGCAAGTCTtgatacaaaaatcaaattcttaGAAAAACTTGGAATGTAAAATGTCTTTtctaaacacaaaataaaaccGCCACTTAAAACTAAACTACATGTCCCAATGGCTTCCACATGTGAGCTCATCTTACCTCCTGAATTGATGTACTGCTCACTTCCCACTAGTCTCCTGAGGTTTTCCATACCCTACAaggtattagaaacatggattATAGAaccagaatcaatccaccatgtgTTATGATTAACATTAACCATATAAGGTTCATAACAAACATACGTAAATGAAGTACCTTTCTTGTCGAGCCAGCTCTTAAATTTTGAGCAGTCTTGTGCCCTTTTTTCatgcaaaagaaacactttgactCTTTCTTTATGACCGGCTAAGTAGGAATCTTGCCCTTATTCTTGGCTTGAtcctctttcttctttccttgAGCAGTTAAATATACTCTTTCACCCTGTTCCATTATTAACCTTTCCTTTTCTTGAACACACATAGTCAATAACTCATTAATTGACCACTTATCCTTATGTTTGttataagaaatttttaaatgGGCATATTTCACAGGCAGAGTACATAAAATGTAGTGTACTAGGAAAGAATCTGACATGGTAACATCCAAGACTTTTAGTTGAGCCACTATATCCCTCATGCACATGATGTGATCATGGACATCTCTTATCCCATGGAGTGTTAAGGATGAGAACAACATTATAAGGGTGTTGACAAGGGCCTTATCAGATGTAACAAATTGATCATCAATGACCTTCAAAAGATCCTTGACCTTTTCATGTTGATCGATAGAACTACGGATACTAGTAGATATATTGGTTTTTATGAACATCATAGAGAGGCGATCATATTTCTCGCATTTTTTCATAAAGATCAACAACATTTGGAGTGTCAGTTTCAATAATACCCGATGGTTCATTTCCCTAATGGCATCATCAATATCCATCCGGTCTAAATGAAGGAGAATTCTCTCCCTTCAAACCTTATAATCATCCCTTTTCAATTCAAAAATATGACACTTAATATCAGAAATGCTTGCAGATTGATTAAATGCAAAGTTCAAACATACATTGTCATTATTCATAATTTGagactaaataaaatattatgttttacCAATGTAAAACTTGTATTAGTTTATAAACCTAAAGACATAAAACTTGCTTGTGAACTAAAATCCTACTCAATTAGATTCAAACTTATAACAAAACTATCAAATCATgttcttttttccttaattcctgtgggtatattaagaaatataacctgatattttattctaattagtcaagacacacccacacacatcattcaataaaagaaaacatgtaagctctctaaaaattaattttaacatgcataaattatttaacttaatactgcatacttaaataaatatcaaattcaaacatacaattaaactaattaaaaaaataatttaaacaaattaaaatgcactaaaTAATTCATAACCATATATGTGATAAaccattcaatttaattatttagcatatgtataatcatcaataaaaattatggcatatgaaaaggaaagacaatGTTTAGCATatgttattcaattatttagCAAAACCTATATgtattcaattattaattaaagatattaagGTATTTCACATACAACTTATATGACTGGGCAAAATATaagttgttatatatatatataaacaattattaaaCCTTCAAATGGTTTAAAAACAACATGGACTGGCCAAAGCAAACATGACCTTCAATGTTAATTATGTAGAGTacgattttaatattattaaaagcatTAGTCACATGGCTCGTACTAAAATGCAACAGGTGATTCCAAAAATAGTCCACGTGAGTAGCATCAAAATGATGGAAATGGAACAAAATGAAAGGCCATTTGATTCATCTCCAAGCTTGAGTAGGGTCACTTTGACCCAATTGTGACCCGCAGACCCGAATGAAAACCTGATGGTTTTTAACCATTTACAAAgccaaaattatcattttaaatcacaaataaaaaggaaaatcgattccaatttgattttcaatcttaatatgaattaaaacgttcaaaaaaaaaaaatagagtgcctgtatctaaaaaaaagtatgagTGCCAAAACAGAAGCAAGGTAGAAGCAAAGATGGCTTTGAtaccaaatataaaatttataaatatctgTTTTGAACCATAAGCAACACATTTAGACCaaacaaagaaaacataaaagaaaaatattattttcagagGTACCTACCTCTAGCCATTGCTATCAACCTTCTTCAGCTTTCACAGTTTTAACTTTCCAAATCCTTACTTGCTCAAACTCAATGATGTATTTTATATGAAGAGAGAAGTAGGTGAGTAGGTTTGAGGATAGAAACTAAGAACATCCGATCCTCTATATAGAGCTTTGTCCATCACAAAGCTCAACAGAACGTGATTGCATGTGCTTGAGTTGACACATCTTGGtcttgaagaagatgaagtcgtagtttttaaaaaactacaCCTTCATTGAAATAGTTATTGGCGGTAACAAAAATCTgagcttaattttttaaacattaaacaTAATGAGATCtttcttaaagaaaaaagaaaacattacaCATAATGGACATGGACATAACAGTAATATTTTgactcattttaaaaataaaagaattaaattaaatttgttaagatattagaaagtaaaataaacttataagattcagataaaaaaaataaagtaacacAATAACCTTTGTTTGTTCtctaggataaaaaataaagtaaatataagataaaaggactaaaaataaaatttagtttttttaaaccattcctttcatttaacaaatttgaaaatttctacCTACTCCGATTCCTCTTCCCTCTTGACGAAAATCCAAAGCTGAAGAACTCCGTCCTTTGTTTGTTTCCCTGCGCGCTGCGCAACACAATAACCTTCATCTCCGCCCTTTGCACACCCAACAAGAAGCGCTTCGCGAGGTCGGTTACGAATCCAACGTTGTTCTCCTCAACTTATGCTGCCGTCCACGTCACCACCCAAATGTTCCCTCTCCTCCGCAAACTCCACATTCCCTTCTTCTCACACAGAAGAAGAacattccacttctctctcgcTCTCTTAAGGAAATTTCCAGAACATTCCAATAACCCCCCCGACCCCTCCCTCGTGGACCGCATCTcccgcctcctcctcctccgccGCCCCACTTCCATTCACCGCCTCCGGTTTCGCCCCTCCGACGCCCTCACCGACGCCCTCCTCCGCCGCCTCCGCCTCCACCCCACCGCCGCACTCTCCTTCTTCACCCTCGCCGCCTCCGGCCAACAACACCCCCACTACCGCCCCCACGCCACCTCCTTCTGCCTCCTCCTCCACATCCTCGCCCGCGCCAAGCTCTTCCCCGAAACCCGCTCCATACTCCACCAACTCCTCTCCCTACACTGCACTAACAACTTCAAAACCTTCGCCGTCTGCAACGCCGTCGTCTCCGCCTACCGCGAATTCGGCTTCTCCCCCACCGCCTTCGACATGCTCCTCAAGGCGTTCTCCGAACGCGGCATGACTCGCCACGCACTCCACGTGTTCGACGAAATGTCCAAGCTCGCCCGGACCCCCAGTCTTCGGTCATGCAATTCGCTGCTCGCGAAATTGGTTCGCTCTGGCGAAGGAGACGCCGCATTGATGGTTTTTGAGCAGGTTTTGAAGATGGGGATTGTGCCTGATGTTTACATGATTAGTATTGTTGTGAATGCGCATTGTAGGGAAGGGAGCGTGGAGTGTGCTGAGAGGTTTGTGGAGAAGATGGAGGGGATGGGGTTTGAGGTTAATGTTGTGGTGTACAATGCTTTGGTTGGAGGGTATGTTTGTAAGGGGGGTGTTGATGGGGCTGAGAGGGTGTTGAGTTTGATGTCAGGGAGAGGGGTTGAGAGGAATGTGGTTACTTGGACTTTGTTGATGAAATGTTACTGCAGGCAGGGAAGGGTCGATGAGGCCGAGAGGTTGCTTCGGAGGATGAAGGAGGATGAGGGGGTGGTTGTGGATGATCGCGTGTATGGCGTGTTGGTCAATGGGTATTGTCAGGTGGGGAGGATGGATGATGCGGTTAGGATTCGAGATGAGATGGCCAGGGTGGGGTTGAGGGTGAATGTGTTTGTATGTAATGCGTTGGTTAACGGGTATTGTAAGCAGGGTTGGGTTGGGAAGGCTGAGGAGGTGTTGAGGGAGATGGTGGATTGGAATGTGAGGCCGGATTGTTATAGCTATAATACGCTGTTGGATGGGTACTGCAGGGAAGGGAGGATGGCTGAGTCTTTTATGCTTTGTGAGGAGATGATACGGGAGGGAATTGATCCATCGGTTGTGACATATAATATGGTTCTCAAAGGGCTGGTAGATGTGGGGTCTTATGGGGATGCTTTGAGCCTTTGGCATTTGATGGTGCAACGAGGTGTGGTGCCGAATGAGGTCAGCTATTGTACTCTGCTTGattgccttttcaaaatgggaGATTCTGACAGGGCTATGAAGCTTTGGAAAGAGATTTTGGGTCGGGGTTTTAGTAAGAGCAACGTTgcattcaatacaatgattggTGGGTTGTGTAAGATGGGGAAAGTCGTTGAAGCACAGACTGTTTTTGATAGGATGAAGGAACTTGGATGCTCACCAGATGAAATAACATATAGGACTTTGAGTGATGGATATTGTAAAATTGGCTGTGTTGTCGAAGCTTTTAGAATTAAAGATATGATGGAAAGACAGACAATTTCTCCTTCCATAGAAATGTACAATTCCCTTATTAATGGACTTTTTAAGTCCAGGAAGTCGAGTGATGTTGCTAACCTTCTTGTTGAGATGAAGAGAAGAGCTCTATCACCAAATGCTGTTACCTTTGGCACCCTTATTTCTGGTTGGTGCAATGAAGAGAAGTTGGACAAAGCTTTGACTTTATATTTTGAGATGATTGAAAGAGGGTTCTCTCCTAATTCAGTTATCTGTAGCAAAATAGTCATCAGTCTTTATAAGAATGATAGAATCAATGAAGCTACTGTGATCCTAGACAAGATGGTGGATTTTGATCTTCTTACAGTTCATAAATGTTCAGATAAGTCTGTCAAAAATGATTTCATAAGTCTAGAAGCTCAGAGAATTGCAGACTCTCTTGATAAGAGTGATATATGCAATTCTCTTCCCA is a genomic window containing:
- the LOC114367014 gene encoding putative pentatricopeptide repeat-containing protein At1g19290, with translation MFPLLRKLHIPFFSHRRRTFHFSLALLRKFPEHSNNPPDPSLVDRISRLLLLRRPTSIHRLRFRPSDALTDALLRRLRLHPTAALSFFTLAASGQQHPHYRPHATSFCLLLHILARAKLFPETRSILHQLLSLHCTNNFKTFAVCNAVVSAYREFGFSPTAFDMLLKAFSERGMTRHALHVFDEMSKLARTPSLRSCNSLLAKLVRSGEGDAALMVFEQVLKMGIVPDVYMISIVVNAHCREGSVECAERFVEKMEGMGFEVNVVVYNALVGGYVCKGGVDGAERVLSLMSGRGVERNVVTWTLLMKCYCRQGRVDEAERLLRRMKEDEGVVVDDRVYGVLVNGYCQVGRMDDAVRIRDEMARVGLRVNVFVCNALVNGYCKQGWVGKAEEVLREMVDWNVRPDCYSYNTLLDGYCREGRMAESFMLCEEMIREGIDPSVVTYNMVLKGLVDVGSYGDALSLWHLMVQRGVVPNEVSYCTLLDCLFKMGDSDRAMKLWKEILGRGFSKSNVAFNTMIGGLCKMGKVVEAQTVFDRMKELGCSPDEITYRTLSDGYCKIGCVVEAFRIKDMMERQTISPSIEMYNSLINGLFKSRKSSDVANLLVEMKRRALSPNAVTFGTLISGWCNEEKLDKALTLYFEMIERGFSPNSVICSKIVISLYKNDRINEATVILDKMVDFDLLTVHKCSDKSVKNDFISLEAQRIADSLDKSDICNSLPNNIVYNIAIYGLCKSGKIDEARSVLSILLSRGFLPDNFTYGALIHACSAAGDVGGAFNLRDEMVERGLIPNITTYNALINGLCKVGNMDRAQRLFHKLPQKGLVPNVVTYNILITGYCRIGDLNEASKLREKMIEGGIS